A portion of the Oscillospiraceae bacterium genome contains these proteins:
- the murC gene encoding UDP-N-acetylmuramate--L-alanine ligase, which produces MFMYTDYNQHLLDNVKKIHFIGCGGSGMYPLIQILAAKGYEISGSDVLDGSIIRYEREMGVKVSLGHSADNIIGVDMVVYSAAISKDNVELCAASSYGIPTIERSVLLGYVSRLYKESICVSGTHGKTTTTSMITTALELAGRDPSAVIGGKLPLINGYGKAGKGDDIVIEACEFAETFLKLTPYLSVVLNIDNDHLDYYGSMGELKFAFKRFALMTQFMIFANVDDKNTMDVMYTLDRRVRTFGIENDGDYQAVNVQEYKPGFFEFDLKEWSKITGHIRLSVPGRHNIYNALAMCAVCRFVGLTVEQCAEAALNFKGAGRRFEVYGECNGALVIDDYAHHPTELRATLNTAKEMGYKRLIAVHQPFTYSRTKMLFNDFVDVLKIPDITVLTPIMGSREPNDPTITSAKLAAQIPGSVLVDSLQAAADWVKQNAQPGDLVITLGCGDIYKASKMMVADNQ; this is translated from the coding sequence ATGTTCATGTACACCGACTACAACCAGCATCTGCTGGACAATGTAAAAAAGATCCACTTCATCGGCTGCGGCGGCAGCGGCATGTATCCTCTGATCCAGATCCTGGCCGCCAAGGGCTACGAGATCTCCGGCAGCGACGTGCTGGACGGCAGCATCATCCGCTACGAGCGGGAGATGGGCGTGAAGGTCAGCCTGGGCCACAGCGCCGACAACATCATCGGTGTGGACATGGTGGTGTATTCCGCAGCCATCTCCAAGGACAATGTGGAGCTGTGTGCCGCTTCCTCCTACGGCATCCCCACCATCGAGCGCAGCGTGCTGCTGGGCTATGTGAGCCGCCTGTACAAGGAAAGCATCTGCGTGTCCGGCACCCACGGCAAGACCACTACCACTTCCATGATCACCACCGCGCTGGAGCTGGCCGGCCGTGATCCCTCTGCCGTCATCGGCGGCAAGCTGCCTCTGATCAACGGCTACGGCAAGGCCGGCAAGGGCGATGATATCGTCATCGAGGCCTGCGAGTTCGCCGAGACCTTCCTCAAGCTCACCCCGTACCTGTCGGTGGTGCTGAACATCGACAACGACCATCTGGACTACTACGGCAGCATGGGCGAGCTGAAGTTTGCCTTCAAGCGCTTTGCCCTGATGACCCAGTTCATGATCTTTGCCAACGTCGACGACAAGAATACCATGGACGTCATGTATACGCTGGACCGCCGCGTGCGCACATTCGGCATCGAGAACGACGGCGACTATCAGGCTGTCAACGTGCAGGAATATAAGCCTGGCTTCTTCGAGTTCGACCTCAAGGAGTGGAGCAAGATCACCGGCCACATCCGCCTGTCCGTGCCGGGCCGCCACAACATCTACAACGCCCTGGCCATGTGCGCTGTGTGCCGTTTTGTGGGCCTGACCGTGGAGCAGTGCGCCGAGGCCGCCCTGAACTTCAAGGGTGCCGGCCGCCGCTTTGAGGTGTACGGCGAGTGCAACGGTGCACTGGTCATCGACGACTACGCCCACCACCCCACCGAGCTGCGCGCTACCCTGAACACCGCCAAGGAAATGGGCTACAAGCGCCTGATCGCCGTGCACCAGCCGTTTACATACAGCCGCACCAAGATGCTGTTCAACGACTTCGTGGACGTGCTGAAGATCCCCGACATCACCGTGCTGACCCCCATCATGGGCAGCCGGGAGCCCAACGACCCCACCATCACCAGCGCCAAGCTGGCCGCCCAGATCCCCGGCTCCGTGCTGGTGGACAGCCTGCAGGCCGCTGCCGACTGGGTCAAGCAGAACGCACAGCCGGGCGACCTTGTCATCACCCTGGGCTGCGGCGACATCTACAAGGCCAGCAAGATGATGGTGGCCGACAACCAGTAA
- a CDS encoding LURP-one-related family protein: protein MKLLFRQRAFSWFDSYDIYDENENTVYVVKGQLSWGHCLKIYDPEEQQELGTVKEEILTWLPKFELYEGETCIGTLKKELTFFKPKYNIDFNGWHVEGDVFEWDYTITGPDGGTVAAVSKEPFRWTDTYVLDITDLKDALYVLMFVLAIDAEKCSRN from the coding sequence ATGAAACTGCTTTTTAGACAGCGTGCATTCAGCTGGTTTGACAGCTACGACATCTACGACGAAAACGAAAACACCGTGTATGTGGTCAAGGGGCAGCTGTCCTGGGGGCACTGCCTGAAGATCTACGATCCGGAAGAACAGCAGGAGCTGGGCACCGTCAAGGAGGAGATCCTGACCTGGCTGCCCAAGTTTGAGCTGTACGAGGGCGAGACCTGCATCGGCACCCTGAAAAAGGAGCTGACCTTCTTCAAGCCGAAGTACAACATCGACTTCAACGGCTGGCATGTGGAGGGCGATGTGTTCGAGTGGGACTATACCATCACCGGTCCGGACGGCGGCACGGTGGCTGCTGTGTCCAAGGAACCGTTCCGCTGGACGGACACCTACGTTCTGGACATCACCGACCTGAAGGATGCGCTTTATGTGCTGATGTTCGTGCTGGCCATCGACGCGGAAAAGTGCTCGCGGAACTGA
- a CDS encoding histidine kinase: MEKRRLTSLRSVLLQYLVRTALACLLVAVGWLLALMLWIQNGELFLPANQAAQACQKAAQDVLPGMTAATFDETQLDSLCRYALFAAPDSSEVLATNMDAGHLQRAMENRQGKTRWHFGYTQYYMTSKLQDGTVCLLQFDYAVPYADPALRGVLPDMQTVHCILGILLLVGAVVWSTHRTGRFLTRETEKLTAAAQAVARKELDSAVFSGAKVREYESALQALQTMGDALTGSLQRQWQMEQQQREQILQLSHKLKTPLTIVEGNAELLAEDALTPEQREQVQAILGGVEQTRTYLGRIRAEVQTPLKYKTKKNDKTCRIVEN; this comes from the coding sequence ATGGAAAAGCGAAGACTGACCTCTCTGCGCAGCGTGCTGCTGCAATATCTGGTGCGCACGGCGCTGGCCTGCCTGCTGGTCGCGGTGGGGTGGCTGCTGGCGCTGATGCTGTGGATCCAGAACGGCGAGCTGTTTCTTCCCGCGAATCAAGCTGCACAGGCCTGCCAGAAGGCCGCACAGGACGTTTTACCGGGCATGACCGCCGCCACCTTTGACGAGACGCAGCTGGACTCCTTGTGCCGGTACGCCCTGTTTGCCGCGCCGGACAGCAGCGAGGTGCTGGCGACCAACATGGATGCCGGGCACTTGCAGCGGGCAATGGAGAACCGGCAGGGGAAAACCCGCTGGCATTTTGGCTACACGCAGTATTATATGACGTCAAAATTGCAGGACGGAACGGTCTGTCTGCTGCAATTTGACTATGCCGTGCCCTATGCCGACCCTGCGCTGCGGGGCGTGCTGCCGGATATGCAGACCGTGCACTGCATTCTGGGCATTCTGCTGCTGGTGGGGGCGGTGGTGTGGAGTACCCACAGAACCGGGCGTTTTCTGACCCGGGAGACCGAAAAGCTGACTGCCGCCGCGCAGGCGGTGGCACGGAAGGAGCTGGACAGTGCCGTGTTTTCCGGCGCAAAGGTGCGGGAGTACGAGAGTGCTTTACAGGCGCTGCAAACCATGGGCGATGCACTGACCGGCAGCCTGCAGCGGCAGTGGCAGATGGAACAGCAGCAGCGGGAGCAGATTTTGCAGCTTTCCCACAAGCTGAAAACACCGTTGACCATCGTGGAGGGCAACGCGGAGCTGCTGGCAGAGGATGCCCTGACGCCGGAACAGCGGGAGCAGGTGCAGGCCATTCTGGGCGGTGTGGAGCAGACCCGCACCTATCTGGGCAGGATCCGTGCCGAAGTGCAGACGCCACTGAAATACAAAACGAAAAAGAATGACAAAACATGCCGAATCGTAGAAAACTGA
- a CDS encoding response regulator transcription factor, with translation MANILAVDDNLELCKLIRTALERDGHRVETRQAGGELTEALCRWADCILLDVMMPGEDGFAVCRRIRSLTEAPILFLSARTDEAAVLEGLGIGADDFLSKPFRVAELRARVAAHLRRQSRTPAHRMVRSGVAFDLTARSAAVEGKALPLTRSEYAICEYLALHAGQTFTKEQIYEAVFGIDGTADDTAVTQHIKNIRAKLRAAGVPEPEKLLNTVWGVGYRWKSED, from the coding sequence GTGGCAAACATTCTGGCAGTGGATGACAATCTGGAGCTCTGCAAGCTGATCCGCACCGCCTTGGAGCGGGACGGACACCGGGTAGAAACGCGGCAGGCGGGCGGGGAACTGACCGAGGCGCTTTGCCGCTGGGCAGACTGCATCCTGCTGGACGTAATGATGCCCGGAGAGGATGGCTTTGCGGTGTGCCGTCGCATCCGCAGCCTGACCGAAGCGCCCATCCTCTTTCTGAGTGCCCGCACCGACGAGGCTGCTGTGCTGGAAGGGCTGGGCATCGGGGCAGACGACTTTTTGTCCAAGCCCTTCCGGGTGGCAGAGCTGCGGGCGCGGGTGGCGGCACATCTGCGGCGGCAGAGCCGCACCCCGGCGCACCGGATGGTGCGCAGTGGCGTAGCCTTTGACCTGACCGCCCGGAGCGCGGCGGTGGAGGGGAAGGCGCTGCCCTTGACCCGCTCGGAGTATGCCATCTGCGAGTATCTGGCGCTGCACGCCGGGCAGACCTTTACCAAGGAGCAAATTTATGAAGCGGTTTTTGGTATTGACGGCACGGCGGACGACACCGCCGTGACCCAGCACATCAAAAATATCCGGGCAAAGCTGCGGGCGGCGGGCGTGCCGGAGCCGGAAAAGCTGCTCAATACCGTATGGGGCGTGGGGTACCGATGGAAAAGCGAAGACTGA
- a CDS encoding conjugal transfer protein TraX — protein sequence MDKLTKKGLDGTQLKTIALVLMVLDHIHYFFEFTGCIPTVFSMLGRLSAPLFLFCTVEGFAHTHDRKRYFIRIWAIGTAMAVLEFFMIYAKAFRRGDGFYPLNAIFQDLMLLCIVWQGIDWLREKKLAKGIAAIAAVLCWPYVVVVFLLLFPQVQEMPIASTVVAFVITSPLPMWSSITDGGWSFLLGGVLLYALRGRRKVQLTVWALVIFLCDFALPFGMACRQAGFVWTQMFTDYYEWFGVAAVLLMLLYNGQRGSGHKQLFYWFYPAHVYLLYGASCLLYNVLR from the coding sequence ATGGATAAACTGACGAAAAAAGGGCTGGACGGTACCCAGCTCAAGACCATTGCACTGGTGCTGATGGTGCTGGACCACATTCATTATTTCTTTGAATTCACCGGCTGCATCCCGACGGTGTTCAGTATGCTGGGGCGGCTCAGTGCGCCGCTGTTTCTGTTCTGCACGGTGGAGGGCTTTGCCCATACCCATGACCGCAAGCGGTATTTTATCCGCATCTGGGCCATTGGTACTGCCATGGCGGTCCTGGAATTTTTTATGATTTATGCCAAAGCCTTCCGGCGCGGGGATGGCTTCTACCCGCTGAATGCCATCTTCCAGGATCTGATGCTGCTGTGCATCGTCTGGCAGGGTATCGACTGGCTGCGGGAGAAAAAGCTGGCAAAAGGCATTGCTGCCATTGCCGCCGTCTTGTGCTGGCCGTATGTGGTGGTCGTATTTCTGCTGCTCTTCCCCCAGGTGCAGGAGATGCCCATTGCTTCGACAGTCGTGGCATTTGTCATCACCAGCCCGCTGCCCATGTGGAGCAGCATTACGGACGGCGGCTGGAGCTTTTTGCTGGGCGGTGTGCTGCTGTATGCATTGCGTGGACGGCGCAAAGTGCAGCTGACGGTATGGGCACTGGTGATTTTCCTGTGTGATTTTGCCCTGCCCTTTGGGATGGCTTGCCGGCAGGCGGGCTTTGTATGGACACAGATGTTCACCGACTACTACGAGTGGTTCGGGGTGGCGGCGGTGCTGCTGATGCTGCTGTACAACGGGCAGCGCGGCAGCGGGCATAAGCAGCTGTTCTACTGGTTCTACCCGGCCCATGTGTATCTGCTTTACGGTGCTTCCTGCCTGCTTTATAACGTGTTGAGGTGA
- the nrdD gene encoding anaerobic ribonucleoside-triphosphate reductase translates to MKIIKRNGAEVPFDITKIITAVTKASDSVGGQSRLTREQITQIAAAVTDQCQALNRAVSVEEVQDLVENQLMDIQAHDVARHYITYRYVQSLKRQTNTTDERILSLIECQNEEVKQENANKNPTVNSVQRDYMAGEISKDLTARLLLDPEIVKAHQEGLIHFHDSDYFAQHMHNCDLVNLEDMLQNGTVISGTYIEKPHSFSTACNIATQIIAQVASNQYGGQSISLTHLAPFVDVSRKKIAAEVEVEMEGLDVSAERKKEIVERRLRNEINRGVQTIQYQVVTLMTTNGQAPFITVFMYLGEARNAQEKADLAIIIEETIRQRYQGVKNEAGVWITPAFPKLIYVLEEDNIRPGTPYYYLTELAAKCTAKRMVPDYISEKKMLELKVDKNGEGHCYTCMGCRSFLTPYVDPETGKPKYYGRFNQGVVTINLVDVALSSEGNFEKFWKIFDERLDLCHRALQARHKRLLGTPSDAAPILWQYGALARLKKGEKIDKLLFGGYSTISLGYAGLYECVKYMTGKSHTDAGAKPFALSVMQHMNDKCNQWKKAENMDYSLYGTPLESTTYKFAKCLQKRFGIVPGITDKNYITNSYHVHVSEQIDAFTKLKFESDFQRLSPGGAISYVEVPNMQDNLEAVMSVLQFIYDNIMYAELNTKSDYCQCCGYDGEIKIVEDDGKLVWECPKCGNRDQNKLNVARRTCGYIGTQFWNQGRTQEIKDRVLHL, encoded by the coding sequence ATGAAGATCATCAAACGCAACGGTGCAGAGGTCCCCTTTGATATTACCAAGATCATCACGGCCGTTACCAAGGCCAGCGATTCCGTCGGCGGTCAGAGCCGTCTGACCCGGGAACAGATCACGCAGATCGCCGCGGCTGTGACCGACCAGTGTCAGGCGCTGAACCGTGCTGTGAGTGTGGAGGAAGTCCAGGATCTGGTAGAGAACCAGCTCATGGACATCCAGGCCCACGATGTGGCCCGGCACTATATCACCTACCGCTATGTGCAGAGTCTGAAGCGGCAGACCAACACCACCGACGAGCGCATCCTGAGCCTGATCGAGTGCCAGAACGAAGAGGTCAAGCAGGAGAACGCCAACAAGAACCCCACCGTGAACAGCGTGCAGCGCGACTATATGGCCGGTGAGATCTCCAAGGACCTGACCGCCCGTCTGCTGCTGGACCCGGAGATCGTGAAGGCACATCAGGAAGGCCTGATCCACTTCCACGATTCCGATTACTTTGCCCAGCACATGCACAACTGCGACCTGGTCAACCTGGAGGATATGCTGCAGAACGGCACGGTCATCTCCGGCACCTATATCGAAAAGCCCCACAGCTTTTCCACCGCCTGCAACATTGCCACTCAGATCATTGCACAGGTGGCCTCCAACCAGTACGGCGGTCAGAGCATCAGCCTGACTCATCTGGCTCCCTTTGTGGACGTCTCCCGCAAGAAGATCGCCGCCGAGGTCGAAGTAGAGATGGAAGGTCTGGACGTCTCCGCCGAGCGCAAGAAGGAGATCGTGGAGCGCCGCCTGCGCAACGAGATCAACCGCGGCGTGCAGACCATCCAGTATCAGGTGGTCACCCTGATGACCACCAACGGTCAGGCCCCCTTCATCACCGTGTTCATGTATCTGGGTGAGGCCCGCAACGCGCAGGAGAAAGCCGACCTGGCCATCATCATTGAGGAAACCATCCGCCAGCGCTACCAGGGTGTGAAGAACGAGGCCGGTGTGTGGATCACCCCCGCCTTCCCCAAGCTGATCTATGTGCTGGAGGAGGACAACATCCGCCCCGGTACTCCTTATTATTATCTGACCGAACTGGCCGCCAAGTGCACCGCCAAGCGCATGGTTCCGGACTACATCTCCGAAAAGAAGATGCTGGAACTCAAGGTGGACAAGAACGGCGAGGGCCACTGCTACACCTGCATGGGCTGCCGCAGCTTCCTGACCCCCTATGTGGACCCCGAGACCGGCAAGCCCAAATACTACGGCCGTTTCAATCAGGGTGTGGTCACCATCAATCTGGTGGACGTTGCCCTGAGTTCTGAGGGCAACTTTGAAAAGTTCTGGAAGATCTTTGACGAGCGTCTGGATCTGTGCCATCGCGCCCTGCAGGCCCGTCACAAGCGGCTGCTGGGCACCCCCAGTGATGCCGCACCCATCCTGTGGCAGTACGGCGCACTGGCCCGCCTGAAGAAGGGTGAAAAGATCGACAAGCTGCTGTTCGGCGGCTATTCCACCATCAGCCTGGGTTACGCCGGCCTGTATGAGTGCGTGAAGTATATGACCGGCAAGAGCCACACCGACGCCGGTGCCAAGCCCTTTGCCCTGAGCGTGATGCAGCACATGAACGACAAGTGCAACCAGTGGAAGAAGGCCGAGAACATGGACTATTCCCTCTATGGCACCCCGCTGGAGTCCACCACCTATAAGTTCGCCAAGTGCCTGCAGAAGCGGTTTGGCATTGTGCCCGGCATCACCGACAAGAACTATATCACCAACAGCTACCACGTCCATGTCTCGGAGCAGATCGACGCCTTTACCAAACTGAAGTTCGAGAGCGACTTCCAGCGTCTGTCCCCGGGCGGTGCCATCAGCTATGTGGAAGTGCCCAACATGCAGGACAATCTGGAAGCCGTGATGAGCGTGCTGCAGTTCATCTACGACAACATCATGTACGCCGAGTTGAACACCAAGTCTGATTACTGCCAGTGCTGCGGCTACGACGGCGAGATCAAGATCGTGGAGGATGACGGCAAGCTGGTGTGGGAGTGCCCCAAGTGCGGCAACCGCGACCAGAACAAGCTGAACGTTGCCCGCCGCACCTGCGGCTACATCGGCACCCAGTTCTGGAATCAGGGCCGCACCCAGGAGATCAAGGACCGCGTGCTGCATCTGTAA
- the nrdG gene encoding anaerobic ribonucleoside-triphosphate reductase activating protein has translation MNYATIKYYDIANGPGVRTSVFVSGCRHRCPGCFNAVAWDFAYGQPFDKATRNQVFASCQPDYIAGLSLLGGEPFEPENQRELLPFVRNFKALYPNKTVWCYSGYTWEQLTGKEPCAARCEVTDELLQLLDVLVDGEFVQAKHDISLRFRGSSNQRLLDMPRTLAAGQPVWWEDEAVFATHTMDRN, from the coding sequence ATGAACTACGCAACCATCAAGTATTACGACATTGCCAACGGGCCCGGCGTGCGCACCAGCGTATTTGTTTCCGGCTGCCGCCACCGCTGCCCCGGCTGCTTCAACGCCGTGGCCTGGGATTTTGCCTACGGCCAGCCCTTCGACAAGGCCACCCGCAATCAGGTGTTCGCCTCCTGCCAGCCGGACTACATTGCCGGGCTGTCCCTGCTGGGCGGCGAGCCCTTTGAGCCGGAAAACCAGCGGGAGCTGCTGCCCTTTGTGCGCAACTTCAAGGCCCTGTACCCCAACAAAACAGTCTGGTGCTACTCCGGCTACACCTGGGAGCAGCTCACCGGCAAAGAGCCCTGCGCCGCCCGGTGCGAGGTGACCGATGAGCTGCTGCAGCTGCTGGATGTGCTGGTGGACGGTGAATTCGTGCAGGCAAAGCACGACATCTCCCTGCGCTTCCGCGGCAGCAGCAACCAGCGCCTGCTGGATATGCCCCGGACGCTGGCCGCCGGGCAGCCCGTGTGGTGGGAGGACGAAGCCGTGTTTGCCACCCACACCATGGACCGGAACTAA
- a CDS encoding cation:proton antiporter, protein MEQMLICLSIALIAGLLMSRLAKAVNLPAVTSYLVAGLLLGPFVLGRLGLSGLGIGFGSLEQVEGYGVVTQVALGFIAFVIGNEFRLSSLRSMGQQAITVGIAQAVITTALVDVALVGVHLLFPQVLSLASAITLGSIAAATAPAATLMVVKQYKAKGPLTHLLLMVVAIDDAVGLVLFSASYGVANALEQGHMDLLSVVVEPLMEILLSLLLGAVAGYLLNLLEVYFHSRSKRMSLSVAFVLLTVGVSLLEVEVGGVRCGFSLLLVCMMTGTVFCNVCPTSEELMDRLDRWVSPINILFFVLSGAELDLTILSNPLVLLVGVVYIASRSLGKISGAYASCRATKCSPSIQKYLGITLLPQAGVALGMAAEAAQLSDGHMVRNVVLFSVLVYELVGPTLTRMALTAAGEIRPEGRTNARVENKPKEPVSVQG, encoded by the coding sequence ATGGAACAAATGCTTATCTGCCTGTCGATCGCTCTGATCGCAGGCCTGCTCATGTCCCGTTTGGCCAAGGCGGTAAATCTTCCGGCGGTCACGTCCTATCTGGTGGCCGGGCTGCTGCTGGGCCCCTTTGTGCTGGGGCGGCTGGGCCTCAGCGGCCTGGGCATCGGCTTTGGCTCCCTGGAGCAGGTGGAGGGCTACGGCGTAGTCACCCAGGTGGCTCTGGGCTTTATCGCCTTTGTCATCGGCAACGAGTTCCGGCTCAGCTCCCTGCGGAGCATGGGCCAGCAGGCCATTACCGTGGGCATCGCCCAGGCGGTGATCACCACCGCCCTGGTGGACGTGGCCCTGGTGGGGGTGCATCTGCTGTTCCCCCAGGTGCTGTCCCTGGCGTCCGCTATTACCCTGGGCTCCATTGCCGCAGCCACGGCCCCGGCTGCCACCCTGATGGTGGTCAAGCAGTATAAGGCCAAGGGCCCCCTGACCCACCTGCTGCTGATGGTGGTCGCCATTGACGACGCTGTGGGCCTGGTGCTGTTCTCGGCCTCCTACGGGGTGGCCAATGCCCTGGAGCAGGGCCACATGGACCTGCTCAGCGTGGTGGTGGAGCCTCTCATGGAGATCCTGCTGTCCCTGCTGCTGGGTGCCGTTGCCGGTTACCTGCTGAACCTGCTGGAGGTCTACTTCCACTCCCGGTCCAAGCGCATGAGCCTGTCGGTGGCCTTTGTGCTGCTGACGGTGGGTGTTTCCCTTCTGGAGGTTGAGGTAGGCGGCGTGCGCTGCGGCTTCTCCCTGCTGCTGGTGTGCATGATGACCGGCACCGTGTTCTGCAACGTCTGCCCCACCTCGGAGGAGCTGATGGACCGTCTGGACCGGTGGGTGTCCCCCATCAACATCCTGTTCTTTGTGTTGTCCGGCGCAGAGCTGGACCTGACCATCCTGTCCAACCCTCTGGTGCTGCTGGTGGGCGTGGTGTACATCGCCAGCCGCTCCCTGGGCAAGATCAGCGGTGCCTATGCCAGCTGCCGTGCCACCAAGTGCAGCCCCAGCATCCAGAAGTATCTGGGCATCACCCTGCTGCCCCAGGCTGGCGTAGCCCTGGGCATGGCCGCAGAGGCTGCCCAGCTTTCCGACGGACACATGGTCCGGAACGTGGTGCTGTTCTCGGTGCTGGTGTATGAGCTGGTAGGCCCCACCCTGACCCGGATGGCTCTGACGGCTGCCGGCGAGATCCGCCCGGAGGGCCGCACCAACGCCCGTGTGGAGAACAAGCCCAAGGAACCCGTATCTGTCCAGGGTTGA